A single genomic interval of Clostridium facile harbors:
- a CDS encoding ABC transporter ATP-binding protein, whose protein sequence is MQEFVKIKNIIEQYQADNGEVLALDGVSLSVAQGELVSIVGPSGCGKSTLLSIVAGLEQPTHGSIEVNGKEITRVSSQIAYMLQDDNLLEWRSIYKNILLGLEIQKKKTPENIAYVNQLIDNYGLGEFKQKYPSQLSGGMRQRAALIRTLAIKPELLLLDEAFSALDYQTRLQVTDDVRQILRKEGKTTIMVTHDIPEAISMSDRVVVLSARPGKVKAVHTLDFGEDLKPLERRKQPKFSEYFNEIWGELVEK, encoded by the coding sequence TTGCAGGAATTTGTGAAAATTAAAAATATAATAGAACAATATCAAGCAGATAATGGCGAAGTACTGGCACTGGATGGGGTAAGCCTTTCGGTAGCGCAAGGGGAGTTGGTCAGTATTGTTGGCCCTAGCGGCTGCGGAAAATCCACCTTGCTTTCCATCGTGGCAGGATTGGAACAGCCAACCCACGGCAGTATTGAGGTAAATGGGAAGGAAATTACAAGAGTATCTTCCCAAATCGCTTATATGCTGCAAGATGATAACCTGTTAGAGTGGCGGTCGATCTATAAAAATATATTATTAGGTCTTGAAATACAAAAAAAGAAAACACCGGAAAATATTGCTTATGTTAACCAGCTAATTGATAATTATGGATTAGGGGAGTTTAAGCAAAAATATCCATCACAGCTTTCTGGCGGAATGAGGCAGAGGGCTGCTCTAATTCGTACTTTAGCAATTAAACCGGAGTTGCTTTTATTGGATGAAGCTTTTTCCGCACTGGATTATCAAACTAGATTGCAGGTAACAGATGACGTCCGTCAGATCCTACGGAAAGAAGGGAAAACCACAATAATGGTTACCCATGATATTCCAGAGGCAATCAGTATGTCTGACCGGGTAGTAGTATTATCTGCACGTCCTGGTAAAGTCAAAGCAGTGCATACTCTGGATTTTGGGGAAGATTTAAAACCGTTAGAACGGCGGAAGCAGCCAAAGTTCAGCGAATATTTCAATGAGATTTGGGGTGAGTTGGTTGAAAAATGA
- a CDS encoding ABC transporter permease, with protein MKNESNQLSAERQNYLKRKKRNRNLVRVTQLGILVVLIALWEILADIGVIDSFIMSSPSRILKTFGNLSNNGILTHLGVTLYETLTGFFLGVILGIIIAIILWWSKFLSKVSEPFLVVLNSLPKIALGPVIIIWVGAGTGAIVFMAVAISLIVTVLEMLNGFRSTNPEMIRMAQSFSASKAQIFTKIVFPSNLHTLFNSLKVNIGLSLVGVIAGEFLVSKAGLGYLIVYGGQVFKLDLVMASVIILAIVAAVLYEVVVLGEKLVNHFVSHR; from the coding sequence TTGAAAAATGAATCAAATCAGCTTTCGGCTGAACGCCAAAACTATCTCAAACGGAAAAAGCGGAACCGTAATCTGGTTAGGGTGACACAACTGGGCATTTTGGTTGTATTAATTGCCCTTTGGGAGATTTTAGCGGATATTGGCGTTATCGATAGCTTTATTATGAGTAGCCCTTCCCGTATTTTAAAAACATTTGGTAACTTATCTAATAATGGAATTTTAACTCATTTAGGGGTTACTTTATATGAGACATTAACGGGATTCTTTTTAGGGGTTATTTTGGGGATCATCATTGCGATTATTCTATGGTGGTCTAAATTTTTATCCAAAGTAAGTGAGCCATTTTTGGTGGTATTAAATAGTTTACCCAAAATTGCGTTGGGGCCAGTTATTATCATTTGGGTAGGGGCAGGAACAGGTGCAATTGTTTTTATGGCAGTAGCGATTTCGTTAATTGTTACTGTACTGGAAATGCTCAATGGATTCCGCAGTACTAACCCAGAGATGATACGGATGGCGCAGAGTTTTTCCGCTAGTAAAGCGCAGATTTTTACTAAAATTGTATTTCCATCCAATCTGCATACCTTGTTTAACTCATTAAAAGTAAATATAGGGCTATCCCTGGTTGGGGTAATTGCAGGAGAATTTTTAGTATCCAAAGCGGGGCTTGGTTATTTAATTGTATATGGCGGCCAGGTCTTTAAATTGGATTTGGTTATGGCAAGTGTCATTATTCTTGCAATAGTAGCGGCAGTTTTATACGAAGTTGTTGTGTTAGGTGAAAAATTGGTGAACCATTTTGTAAGTCACCGCTAA
- a CDS encoding ABC transporter substrate-binding protein, translating into MRYWKKILSVLLAGIMCCLVAAGCSSEKEEGLTKLNVCEVTHSLFYAPQYVAISEGFFAEEGLELELSNGGGADKVMAAILSGDMDIGLAGPEASIYVYNEGKEDHPQVFAQLTKRDGSFLVAKEDIQGFTWDDIKGKTVIPGRKGGVPYMTLEYIIKENGIDPATDTTLDDSIQFDLMAGAFSSGTADFVTLFEPTASMIEQEGKGHIVCSIGTESGEIPYTAYCAKQSYMEENPEIIQGFTNAVAKGQQWVKEHTAEEIAESIVDFFPDTDVETLSRGLQSYIDADAWNATPVMKKEAFQRLQDVMISAGELSEYVPFEEIINNSYAEKVN; encoded by the coding sequence ATGCGTTATTGGAAGAAAATACTTAGTGTTCTATTAGCTGGTATTATGTGTTGCCTGGTAGCGGCAGGATGTTCTAGTGAAAAAGAGGAAGGTTTGACAAAATTAAATGTTTGTGAAGTAACCCATTCGTTGTTTTACGCTCCCCAATATGTTGCTATTTCGGAAGGATTTTTTGCGGAAGAAGGCTTGGAGCTAGAATTGAGCAATGGCGGTGGAGCAGATAAAGTTATGGCTGCGATTCTGTCAGGGGATATGGATATTGGGTTGGCAGGCCCAGAGGCAAGTATTTATGTATATAATGAAGGAAAAGAGGATCATCCACAAGTATTTGCCCAATTGACCAAACGGGATGGCTCTTTTTTGGTAGCAAAAGAGGATATACAGGGTTTTACATGGGATGATATTAAAGGAAAAACAGTGATTCCAGGTAGAAAAGGTGGAGTGCCTTACATGACATTGGAATATATTATTAAAGAAAATGGAATTGACCCAGCAACTGACACTACTTTAGACGACAGCATCCAGTTTGATTTAATGGCTGGGGCGTTCTCCAGTGGTACAGCGGACTTTGTTACTTTATTTGAGCCTACTGCATCTATGATTGAACAGGAAGGTAAAGGCCATATTGTATGTTCTATTGGTACAGAGAGCGGTGAAATCCCTTATACCGCTTACTGTGCGAAACAGAGTTATATGGAAGAAAACCCTGAGATTATTCAAGGATTTACCAATGCAGTAGCAAAAGGGCAGCAATGGGTAAAGGAACATACCGCAGAAGAAATTGCGGAGTCCATTGTGGATTTCTTCCCAGATACAGATGTAGAAACTTTATCAAGAGGTTTACAAAGCTATATTGATGCGGATGCTTGGAATGCTACCCCTGTTATGAAAAAAGAAGCTTTCCAACGTTTGCAAGATGTTATGATTTCCGCAGGGGAACTATCTGAATATGTTCCATTTGAGGAAATTATCAACAACAGCTATGCGGAAAAAGTAAACTAA
- a CDS encoding Crp/Fnr family transcriptional regulator, translated as MEKIEFLQKNLSFWNRLTKTEQHLLEQNAIEKSFCKGEVLHNSSEGCLGMVLVKSGQIRAYLLSEDGREITLMRLFQGDICVLSASCILDAITFEVSIDAEEDSQVVILPSNLMHQLMEQNIHVENFTYQLIAASFSDVMWTMQQILFMSFDKRLAIFLLDEVAKNHSDALKITHEQIAKYMGSAREVVSRMLKYFEGEGIVALSRGGIQVLDKKKLKGLLN; from the coding sequence ATGGAAAAAATTGAATTTTTACAAAAAAATCTTTCTTTTTGGAACCGGCTAACTAAGACAGAACAACATCTGTTGGAACAAAATGCAATCGAAAAGTCTTTTTGTAAAGGGGAAGTTTTACATAATAGTTCAGAAGGTTGTTTGGGAATGGTACTAGTAAAAAGCGGACAGATTAGGGCATATCTGTTATCGGAAGATGGAAGAGAAATCACATTGATGCGGCTTTTTCAAGGGGATATCTGTGTTTTATCCGCTTCTTGTATTTTGGATGCGATTACCTTTGAAGTTTCGATTGATGCGGAAGAAGATAGCCAGGTTGTTATCCTTCCCTCTAATTTAATGCACCAGTTGATGGAACAAAATATTCATGTAGAAAATTTTACCTATCAGTTAATTGCAGCAAGTTTTTCGGATGTTATGTGGACGATGCAGCAAATTCTATTTATGAGTTTTGATAAACGCCTAGCTATTTTTTTATTGGATGAGGTGGCAAAAAACCATTCAGATGCTTTAAAAATTACCCATGAGCAGATTGCAAAGTACATGGGAAGCGCACGGGAAGTTGTTTCCCGTATGTTAAAATATTTTGAAGGGGAAGGAATTGTGGCACTTTCCCGAGGAGGAATTCAAGTATTGGATAAGAAAAAATTAAAAGGACTATTGAACTGA
- the trxA gene encoding thioredoxin — protein sequence MSVLHITKENFEQEVLQSDRPVLLDFWADWCMPCKMLSPVIDEIAAENPQVKVGKINIDEQMELAQSFQVMSIPTLMVFKDGQKQSTSVGVQPKTAILEMLG from the coding sequence ATGTCAGTATTGCATATTACAAAAGAAAATTTTGAACAAGAGGTATTACAATCCGACCGCCCAGTATTATTGGATTTTTGGGCTGATTGGTGTATGCCATGTAAAATGCTTTCGCCAGTTATTGATGAAATTGCTGCAGAAAATCCACAAGTAAAAGTAGGTAAAATTAATATTGATGAACAAATGGAATTGGCACAATCTTTCCAGGTCATGAGTATCCCAACCCTCATGGTATTCAAAGATGGACAGAAACAATCCACTTCTGTCGGCGTCCAACCAAAAACCGCTATTTTAGAAATGTTAGGATAA
- the eno gene encoding phosphopyruvate hydratase, with amino-acid sequence MSTIKSVFGREIIDSRGNPTVEATVVLENGKVGTASVPSGASTGIYEAHELRDNNPQRYGGKGTLQAVENINLHIAATLKGKNCLNQKNIDDAMRELDGTENKSSLGANAILAVSLANAKAAANFCELPLYRYLGGVRAMELPVPMMNILNGGAHAANNIDIQEFMIMPVGADSFSRGLQMCVEIFHKLGSILKEKGLSTSVGDEGGYAPNLEEDEQAIQLILQATEQCGYKPGSDICIALDAASSEWYQENCYVLPKKNQVHTTESLISYFEKLCQQYPIVSIEDPLSEVDFDGFTQITRSLKGVQIVGDDLFVTNPKRLQQGISQQAGNAILIKVNQIGTLSETLDAIRLAQENGYHAVISHRSGETEDTTIADLAVATNAGQIKTGAPSRTERVAKYNRLLKIESYLGCNAYYPGPQLFKK; translated from the coding sequence ATGTCAACGATTAAATCGGTTTTTGGTAGAGAGATTATTGATTCCAGAGGAAATCCAACGGTAGAAGCAACTGTGGTTTTGGAAAATGGAAAAGTGGGAACCGCCAGTGTTCCCTCCGGTGCATCTACTGGTATTTATGAAGCCCATGAACTGCGGGACAATAATCCACAGCGGTATGGCGGAAAAGGTACACTACAGGCTGTGGAAAACATTAATCTACACATTGCAGCAACGTTAAAAGGGAAAAATTGCTTAAACCAAAAAAACATTGATGATGCCATGCGTGAATTAGATGGTACAGAAAACAAAAGCAGTTTAGGGGCAAACGCAATTTTGGCAGTTTCCCTTGCCAACGCAAAAGCAGCCGCTAATTTTTGTGAATTACCATTATACCGTTATTTAGGCGGTGTTCGTGCAATGGAACTCCCTGTACCCATGATGAATATTTTAAACGGTGGAGCTCATGCGGCAAATAATATTGATATTCAGGAATTTATGATTATGCCAGTAGGTGCGGATAGTTTTTCCCGCGGCTTACAAATGTGTGTGGAGATCTTCCACAAACTCGGCTCTATTTTAAAGGAAAAAGGACTTTCCACCTCCGTTGGAGATGAAGGAGGGTATGCCCCAAACCTGGAAGAAGATGAACAGGCAATCCAATTGATTTTACAGGCAACGGAACAATGTGGCTATAAACCAGGGTCAGATATTTGCATTGCTTTGGATGCGGCTTCCAGTGAATGGTACCAAGAAAATTGCTATGTATTGCCCAAAAAGAACCAGGTTCACACAACTGAGTCGTTAATTTCCTATTTTGAAAAATTGTGCCAACAATATCCAATTGTTTCTATTGAGGACCCATTATCTGAAGTAGACTTTGATGGATTCACCCAAATTACCCGCAGTTTAAAAGGGGTACAGATTGTGGGGGATGACCTGTTTGTTACAAATCCAAAACGGTTGCAGCAAGGGATTTCCCAACAAGCAGGAAATGCAATCCTCATTAAGGTAAATCAAATTGGTACCCTAAGTGAAACATTGGACGCTATCCGTCTGGCACAGGAAAATGGATATCATGCTGTTATTTCCCATCGTAGCGGGGAAACAGAGGATACAACCATCGCGGATTTAGCAGTTGCCACCAACGCAGGCCAGATCAAAACAGGTGCCCCTTCCCGTACCGAACGGGTTGCGAAATACAATAGGCTGTTAAAAATTGAATCCTATCTTGGCTGCAATGCTTACTATCCTGGCCCCCAACTATTTAAAAAATAG
- a CDS encoding delta-lactam-biosynthetic de-N-acetylase, whose translation MKNYKKIAIQLVAVGLASTILTGCGTKGKDSSSQTSSKVPLPSTSSSPVINAVSPTFGNLDTKKQGWGQGVQFDEQNIPISCTTFQEKYGKYNAVFVKQNCENQIFLTFDEGYENGYTSKILDVLKEKQVPAVFFVTYDYASKNPDLIQRMIDEGHIVGNHSYSHPSMPEISVEKQQEEITKLHDYIKQEFSYTMTLFRPPKGEFSEQSLAVAKELGYETVFWSFAYSDWNVDKQPDPSEALKKTVDRAHNGAVYLLHAVSKTNTEILGNMIDQLQQEGYNFQPMAE comes from the coding sequence ATGAAAAATTATAAAAAAATAGCAATCCAACTGGTAGCAGTTGGATTGGCTAGTACCATATTAACTGGCTGTGGCACAAAAGGAAAAGATAGCTCATCCCAAACATCCTCTAAAGTACCATTGCCGTCAACCAGTTCTTCCCCTGTTATCAATGCAGTTTCCCCTACTTTCGGTAATTTAGATACGAAAAAACAAGGTTGGGGCCAGGGAGTACAGTTTGACGAACAAAATATACCCATTTCCTGTACAACATTTCAAGAAAAATACGGAAAATATAATGCTGTTTTTGTCAAACAGAATTGTGAAAATCAGATTTTCCTTACCTTTGATGAAGGATATGAAAATGGATATACCTCCAAAATCCTGGATGTTTTAAAGGAAAAACAGGTTCCTGCAGTATTTTTTGTTACCTATGATTATGCCAGCAAAAATCCGGATTTGATTCAACGAATGATTGACGAAGGGCATATTGTGGGGAACCATAGTTATAGCCACCCATCTATGCCAGAAATTAGTGTAGAAAAACAGCAAGAAGAAATTACAAAACTCCATGATTATATTAAACAGGAATTTTCCTATACCATGACGCTGTTCCGTCCTCCAAAAGGGGAATTTTCGGAACAAAGCCTTGCTGTAGCAAAAGAGTTAGGATATGAAACTGTGTTTTGGAGTTTTGCTTATTCAGATTGGAATGTGGATAAACAGCCAGACCCATCAGAAGCTTTGAAAAAAACAGTAGACCGTGCCCATAATGGAGCGGTTTACCTATTGCATGCAGTGAGCAAGACCAATACTGAGATTTTAGGCAACATGATTGACCAACTTCAACAGGAAGGGTACAACTTCCAACCAATGGCAGAATAA
- a CDS encoding Mrp/NBP35 family ATP-binding protein: MSECTHDCSSCGKDCSSRTQESLLKKPHEGSSIQKVIGVVSGKGGVGKSLVTAMMACAFNRRGYHTAVLDADITGPSIPKLFGLNERIQGTQDTLYPVKTDTGIDVVSVNLLLDDERMPVVWRGPVIAGTVQQFWQNVLWENVDYMFVDMPPGTGDVPLTVFQSIPLDGIIVVTSPQELVSMIVAKAVNMANMMNIPILGIIENYSYFQCPDCGKTISIFGESHIDEIAKDFDLDVLAKLPINPEFAKACDNGAIEGFDSSYIEPAVDKLEEKTK, translated from the coding sequence ATGAGCGAATGTACACATGATTGCAGTAGCTGTGGAAAAGACTGTAGCTCCAGAACCCAAGAGAGCCTGTTAAAAAAACCTCATGAAGGCAGCAGCATCCAAAAAGTAATTGGGGTTGTCAGCGGTAAAGGCGGAGTTGGAAAATCCCTGGTAACAGCAATGATGGCTTGCGCTTTTAATAGAAGGGGTTACCACACTGCTGTTTTAGATGCGGATATTACTGGCCCTTCCATTCCAAAATTATTTGGCTTAAACGAAAGAATCCAAGGAACCCAAGATACCCTTTACCCTGTTAAAACCGATACGGGGATCGACGTCGTTTCTGTTAATCTGCTATTGGATGATGAACGTATGCCGGTTGTATGGAGAGGGCCTGTTATTGCTGGCACCGTACAACAGTTCTGGCAGAATGTGCTTTGGGAAAATGTAGACTATATGTTTGTGGACATGCCTCCAGGAACTGGTGATGTACCATTGACCGTGTTCCAGTCCATCCCATTGGACGGTATTATCGTTGTCACCTCACCACAAGAATTGGTTTCTATGATTGTTGCCAAAGCAGTAAATATGGCAAATATGATGAATATTCCAATTTTAGGTATCATCGAAAACTATAGCTATTTCCAATGTCCAGATTGTGGTAAGACAATTTCTATTTTTGGGGAAAGCCACATTGATGAAATTGCGAAGGATTTTGACCTGGATGTTTTAGCAAAACTGCCAATCAACCCAGAATTTGCGAAAGCATGTGACAATGGTGCCATTGAAGGATTTGACAGTAGTTATATCGAACCCGCTGTGGATAAACTGGAAGAAAAAACAAAATAA